From the genome of Zalophus californianus isolate mZalCal1 chromosome 6, mZalCal1.pri.v2, whole genome shotgun sequence, one region includes:
- the LOC113909702 gene encoding corticosteroid-binding globulin-like isoform X1 — MLLALGTYFLWLFTSDLWAVQAKDPDTDLSTRSPHRDLAPKNVDFAFTLYRHLVASAPGKNVFISPVSISMALAILSLGACGHTRVQLLQGLGFNLTKMPEAEIHQGFQHLRHLFKKESETMSEMAMGNALFLDRSLELLESFSADTKHYYELEALAADFKDGAEASRQINEYIKNKTQGKIVDFLSKLDSSAMLILVNYIFFKGTWEHPFNPESTKEENFYVNKTTVVRVPMMFQSSTIKYLHDRVLPCQVVQLEYVGNGTVFFVLPDEGKMDMVIAALSRDTIQRWSESMIRGHVNLYIPKVAISGAYDLRAILGDMGIADLLDKGADFSGITQEVQLKLSKVVHKAVLQLDEKSFKAPEFPMVMLDMASEPLTFHFNRPFVIMIFDHFTWSSLFLGKVVNPT; from the exons ATGCTGCTTGCCCTAGGCACCTATTTCCTCTGGCTTTTCACTAGTGACCTCTGGGCCGTTCAGGCTAAGGACCCAGATACTGACCTGAGTACAAGGAGCCCTCACCGGGACTTGGCTCCAAAGAATGTTGACTTTGCCTTTACCCTGTATAGGCATCTAGTGGCTTCAGCTCCTGGCAAGAATGTCTTCATCTCCCCTGTGAGCATCTCCATGGCCTTAGCTATACTGTCTCTGGGTGCTTGTGGCCACACACGGGTCCAGCTTCTCCAAGGCCTGGGCTTCAACCTCACCAAGATGCCTGAAGCTGAGATCCACCAGGGCTTTCAGCACCTCCGCCACCTCTTCAAGAAGGAATCAGAAACCATGTCGGAAATGGCTATGGGTAATGCCTTGTTCCTTGACCGCAGCCTGGAGCTTCTGGAGTCATTCTCAGCAGACACCAAGCACTACTATGAGTTGGAGGCCTTGGCTGCAGACTTCAAGGATGGGGCTGAAGCCAGCAGACAAATCAATGAGTATATCAAAAATAAGACACAAGGGAAAATTGTGGACTTTCTATCAAAGCTGGATAGTTCAGCCATGCTCATCCTGGTCAACTACATCTTCTTCAAAG gcACATGGGAACACCCCTTCAACCCCGAGAGCACCAAGGAGGAGAACTTCTACGTGAACAAGACCACCGTGGTAAGAGTGCCCATGATGTTCCAGTCGAGCACCATCAAGTACCTTCATGACCGGGTGCTCCCCTGCCAGGTGGTCCAGCTAGAGTACGTAGGCAACGGGACCGTCTTCTTCGTCCTCCCAGACGAGGGGAAGATGGACATGGTCATCGccgcgctgagcagggacacCATTCAGAGGTGGTCTGAGTCCATGATCAGGGG CCACGTAAACCTGTACATCCCAAAGGTGGCCATCTCCGGAGCCTATGACCTCAGGGCCATCCTGGGGGACATGGGCATTGCAGACTTGCTCGACAAGGGGGCAGATTTCTCCGGCATCACCCAAGAGGTCCAGCTGAAGTTGTCAAAG GTGGTCCATAAGGCTGTGCTGCAACTTGATGAGAAGAGCTTCAAGGCACCCGAATTCCCTATGGTCATGCTAGACATGGCATCTGAGCCTCTCACCTTCCACTTCAACCGGCCCTTCGTTATCATGATCTTCGACCACTTCACATGGAGCAGCCTTTTCCTGGGCAAGGTTGTGAATCCGACCTAA
- the LOC113909702 gene encoding corticosteroid-binding globulin-like isoform X2 has product MLLALGTYFLWLFTSDLWAVQAKDPDTDLSTRSPHRDLAPKNVDFAFTLYRHLVASAPGKNVFISPVSISMALAILSLGACGHTRVQLLQGLGFNLTKMPEAEIHQGFQHLRHLFKKESETMSEMAMGNALFLDRSLELLESFSADTKHYYELEALAADFKDGAEASRQINEYIKNKTQGKIVDFLSKLDSSAMLILVNYIFFKGTWEHPFNPESTKEENFYVNKTTVVRVPMMFQSSTIKYLHDRVLPCQVVQLEYVGNGTVFFVLPDEGKMDMVIAALSRDTIQRWSESMIRGWPSPEPMTSGPSWGTWALQTCSTRGQISPASPKRSS; this is encoded by the exons ATGCTGCTTGCCCTAGGCACCTATTTCCTCTGGCTTTTCACTAGTGACCTCTGGGCCGTTCAGGCTAAGGACCCAGATACTGACCTGAGTACAAGGAGCCCTCACCGGGACTTGGCTCCAAAGAATGTTGACTTTGCCTTTACCCTGTATAGGCATCTAGTGGCTTCAGCTCCTGGCAAGAATGTCTTCATCTCCCCTGTGAGCATCTCCATGGCCTTAGCTATACTGTCTCTGGGTGCTTGTGGCCACACACGGGTCCAGCTTCTCCAAGGCCTGGGCTTCAACCTCACCAAGATGCCTGAAGCTGAGATCCACCAGGGCTTTCAGCACCTCCGCCACCTCTTCAAGAAGGAATCAGAAACCATGTCGGAAATGGCTATGGGTAATGCCTTGTTCCTTGACCGCAGCCTGGAGCTTCTGGAGTCATTCTCAGCAGACACCAAGCACTACTATGAGTTGGAGGCCTTGGCTGCAGACTTCAAGGATGGGGCTGAAGCCAGCAGACAAATCAATGAGTATATCAAAAATAAGACACAAGGGAAAATTGTGGACTTTCTATCAAAGCTGGATAGTTCAGCCATGCTCATCCTGGTCAACTACATCTTCTTCAAAG gcACATGGGAACACCCCTTCAACCCCGAGAGCACCAAGGAGGAGAACTTCTACGTGAACAAGACCACCGTGGTAAGAGTGCCCATGATGTTCCAGTCGAGCACCATCAAGTACCTTCATGACCGGGTGCTCCCCTGCCAGGTGGTCCAGCTAGAGTACGTAGGCAACGGGACCGTCTTCTTCGTCCTCCCAGACGAGGGGAAGATGGACATGGTCATCGccgcgctgagcagggacacCATTCAGAGGTGGTCTGAGTCCATGATCAGGGG GTGGCCATCTCCGGAGCCTATGACCTCAGGGCCATCCTGGGGGACATGGGCATTGCAGACTTGCTCGACAAGGGGGCAGATTTCTCCGGCATCACCCAAGAGGTCCAGCTGA